In Paenibacillus antri, a single window of DNA contains:
- a CDS encoding Gfo/Idh/MocA family protein: MDFIKWGIIGCGNVTEVKSGPALQKAEGSALVAVMRRNGDLARDYAERHGVPRWYDDADRLIEDPEVDAVYVATPPSSHMEYVLKAAKAGKPVYVEKPMAMNEAECRTMVEACEAANVPLFVAYYRRKQPRFLKVKELIEQGAIGEVRTVTTVQFAPPPKSDARESWRLQPEIGGGGLFPDLASHSLDLLDYLLGPIGSVSGHATNQGRRYAAEDTVTASYVFESGAHGVGSWCFEAGVAEDRNEIVGTRGKIEYATFRNDPIRLTTPAGTEEWRIEQPMHVQQPLIQSIVDELRGIGGTSPSTGRTALRTNRVMDAILASYYRK, encoded by the coding sequence ATGGATTTCATAAAGTGGGGCATTATCGGCTGCGGGAACGTAACGGAGGTCAAGAGCGGCCCCGCGCTGCAGAAGGCCGAAGGCTCCGCATTGGTTGCGGTCATGCGCCGGAACGGCGACTTGGCGCGCGATTACGCCGAACGGCACGGCGTGCCGAGATGGTACGACGACGCGGACCGCTTAATCGAAGATCCGGAGGTCGATGCCGTATATGTGGCCACGCCTCCTTCGTCCCACATGGAATATGTATTGAAAGCGGCTAAGGCCGGCAAGCCGGTATACGTCGAGAAGCCGATGGCGATGAACGAAGCGGAATGCAGAACGATGGTCGAAGCGTGCGAAGCGGCGAACGTTCCTTTATTCGTGGCCTACTATCGGAGGAAGCAGCCCCGTTTTCTCAAAGTGAAGGAACTCATCGAACAAGGGGCGATCGGAGAAGTTCGCACCGTAACGACGGTCCAGTTCGCGCCGCCGCCGAAATCGGACGCAAGGGAATCTTGGAGGCTGCAGCCGGAGATCGGGGGCGGGGGGCTTTTTCCCGACTTGGCCAGTCATTCGCTCGATCTGCTCGATTATTTGCTGGGTCCCATCGGAAGCGTCTCCGGACATGCGACGAACCAAGGCAGACGTTATGCGGCAGAGGATACGGTAACGGCTTCCTATGTGTTCGAATCCGGAGCGCACGGCGTAGGCTCGTGGTGTTTCGAGGCAGGGGTCGCGGAAGACCGGAACGAAATCGTCGGCACCCGCGGGAAGATCGAGTATGCCACGTTCCGTAACGATCCCATTCGACTGACGACGCCAGCCGGGACGGAGGAGTGGAGGATCGAACAACCGATGCACGTCCAACAACCTCTGATCCAAAGCATCGTAGACGAGTTGAGAGGGATAGGAGGGACTTCCCCCAGCACGGGCCGCACGGCCTTGCGCACGAATCGCGTGATGGACGCGATTCTAGCATCCTATTATCGAAAGTAA
- a CDS encoding response regulator transcription factor, giving the protein MDKPLILLVDDDRAVKHLLSETLEIEGYLVMTAGNGIDALTLIGEYTFDLILLDIMMPGMDGLEVCQRIRDQYPGPIVLISGRDRNADKVIGLSVGADDYITKPFEIEEVVSRVKAHLRREQRSRSARKSTDAVMSFDNGALLIHKDTFEVYLNQERVELSTKEFQILSYLAEQEGRVVSREEVYESIWGGQDSGDIHTVTVHIKNLRSKIDTQNRYIKTVWGSGYKFAGDKD; this is encoded by the coding sequence ATGGACAAGCCCTTAATACTATTGGTGGATGACGACCGCGCGGTTAAACATCTGCTGTCGGAGACGCTGGAAATCGAAGGCTACCTTGTGATGACGGCCGGGAACGGCATTGATGCGCTTACATTGATCGGCGAGTATACTTTCGATCTCATTCTGCTCGATATTATGATGCCCGGGATGGACGGTCTCGAGGTGTGCCAACGAATCCGGGATCAATATCCAGGGCCGATCGTGCTGATCAGCGGCAGAGATCGGAACGCGGATAAGGTGATCGGACTTAGCGTCGGCGCCGACGATTACATCACGAAGCCGTTCGAAATCGAAGAAGTCGTCTCTCGCGTGAAGGCGCACCTTCGCAGAGAGCAGCGCTCCCGATCGGCACGGAAGTCGACGGATGCCGTCATGTCCTTCGACAACGGCGCCTTACTCATTCATAAGGACACCTTCGAGGTGTACTTGAATCAAGAACGCGTGGAGCTCTCCACGAAGGAATTCCAGATTTTGTCGTATTTGGCCGAGCAGGAAGGCCGCGTCGTCTCGAGAGAAGAAGTGTATGAATCGATCTGGGGCGGGCAGGATTCCGGGGATATTCACACGGTAACGGTTCATATTAAGAATCTAAGGTCGAAGATCGATACCCAGAACCGGTACATCAAGACCGTGTGGGGATCCGGTTACAAGTTCGCCGGCGACAAAGACTGA
- a CDS encoding response regulator, whose translation MSKYIEMFIQQFGQRIRDLLQRDASVSEEELYRLVHTAKGTAGTVGLPEWSTIAGELLALLSEDGSRTFTVAEAELLLAPLLHAASGSVVAATMEAKEIAPAAAEAVRVEGPWKIAVVDDDPILRTMLGRRLSRLISDFDEVNIKLYEDGDAFLADEWHKNEEPCLIVLDRNMPRLNGMEVLRQIRQHDPKRRYSILMLTGIEDDLEVAKALEAGVDDYVTKPFGMAELEARVRKMLQKR comes from the coding sequence ATGAGTAAGTATATCGAGATGTTCATTCAACAATTCGGCCAGCGCATCCGCGACTTGCTCCAGCGGGACGCTTCGGTTTCCGAGGAAGAGCTTTATCGGCTCGTTCACACGGCCAAGGGAACGGCCGGAACCGTCGGATTGCCCGAGTGGTCGACGATCGCGGGCGAATTGTTGGCGTTGCTGAGCGAGGACGGCAGTAGAACGTTCACGGTAGCGGAAGCGGAGCTGCTGTTGGCGCCGTTGCTGCATGCGGCGAGCGGAAGCGTCGTCGCCGCGACGATGGAAGCGAAGGAGATCGCCCCGGCCGCTGCCGAAGCGGTTCGTGTGGAAGGACCTTGGAAGATCGCCGTGGTGGACGACGATCCGATCCTTCGCACGATGCTTGGCCGCCGATTGTCTCGACTGATCAGCGATTTCGACGAAGTCAATATTAAGCTTTATGAGGACGGAGATGCGTTCTTGGCCGACGAATGGCATAAGAACGAGGAGCCTTGTCTCATCGTATTGGATCGGAATATGCCGCGGCTCAACGGAATGGAAGTGCTTCGCCAAATTCGGCAACACGACCCGAAGCGTAGATATAGCATATTAATGCTGACCGGCATCGAAGACGACTTGGAGGTTGCGAAGGCGTTGGAGGCCGGTGTCGACGACTACGTGACGAAACCGTTCGGCATGGCCGAGCTGGAAGCCCGCGTTCGCAAGATGCTGCAGAAGCGATGA
- a CDS encoding glycosyltransferase family 2 protein, translating into MSDSWLEWIAWTIERASVVVFWYVLAVLAFYLLQLVIAMRKLLREHKVVALQYDEVQFSAFTPPLSILVPAYNEELNVVDSVRSLLGINYSVFEIIVVNDGSKDRTVDVLVEQFDMFELKNKVQWSGLKTKTKPVRRVFSSRKHPNLVLIDKENGGKADALNAGINFSQYPYFVSLDGDTVLDPNAFVRVMKPILEARPGEEIIASGGSIGIVNGSEVVGGHLGESDIRLSRNPLVVMQVIEYLRAFLMGRIGLSEMKLLLIISGAFGVFRKDWVIEAGGYETGTIGEDMELVVRLHRLIREKKSKARIAYIPDPVCWTEAPETLQVLKRQRTRWHRGLFESLWRHRGMLFNPKYGRIGMAAMPYFLIVELLGPLLEIAGYATVLLGYFLDVLNVSFVMAYALLMVLYGSLLSAGTVLLEEWSLRKYNRVSDVTKLFLYALTESFWYRPTMLWYRLIGLFEALRGKKHGWGDMARRGISVHRK; encoded by the coding sequence ATGAGCGACAGCTGGCTTGAATGGATCGCGTGGACGATAGAACGCGCTTCGGTGGTTGTGTTTTGGTACGTGTTGGCCGTGTTGGCGTTTTATTTGCTGCAGCTCGTCATCGCGATGCGCAAATTGCTTAGAGAGCATAAGGTCGTAGCTCTTCAATACGACGAGGTGCAATTTTCCGCATTCACTCCTCCCTTATCCATCTTAGTCCCCGCGTACAACGAGGAGTTGAACGTGGTGGACAGCGTACGATCCTTGCTCGGCATTAATTACAGCGTCTTCGAAATCATCGTCGTGAACGACGGCTCGAAGGACCGAACGGTCGACGTGCTGGTCGAACAATTCGATATGTTCGAGTTGAAGAACAAAGTCCAGTGGTCCGGTTTGAAAACGAAGACGAAGCCTGTACGGAGGGTGTTTTCCTCCCGGAAACATCCGAACCTCGTATTGATCGATAAGGAAAACGGGGGCAAAGCCGACGCGCTGAACGCCGGCATCAACTTCTCGCAGTATCCGTATTTCGTCTCGCTCGACGGCGACACGGTGCTGGATCCCAACGCGTTCGTCCGCGTCATGAAACCGATCCTGGAGGCGAGGCCGGGCGAAGAAATTATCGCGAGCGGAGGCAGCATCGGCATCGTGAACGGCAGCGAGGTGGTCGGCGGTCACCTAGGGGAATCGGATATTCGGTTATCGCGAAATCCGTTGGTCGTCATGCAGGTCATCGAATATTTGCGGGCGTTCCTTATGGGGCGCATCGGGCTCAGCGAAATGAAACTGCTGCTTATTATTTCGGGTGCTTTCGGGGTATTCCGCAAGGATTGGGTCATCGAGGCAGGAGGCTACGAGACGGGGACGATCGGCGAAGATATGGAGCTCGTCGTTCGGCTGCATCGGCTGATCCGGGAGAAGAAGAGCAAGGCTAGAATCGCCTACATCCCCGATCCCGTCTGTTGGACGGAGGCGCCCGAGACGCTGCAAGTGTTGAAGCGGCAGCGGACGCGGTGGCATCGCGGCCTATTCGAGAGCTTGTGGCGGCATCGGGGCATGCTGTTCAATCCGAAATACGGACGGATCGGGATGGCGGCGATGCCGTACTTCCTCATCGTCGAGCTGCTCGGTCCGCTATTGGAGATCGCGGGGTATGCGACGGTACTGCTCGGCTATTTTCTCGATGTGCTGAATGTGTCGTTCGTGATGGCGTATGCGCTGCTCATGGTGTTGTACGGTTCGCTGCTGTCGGCCGGAACGGTGCTGCTCGAGGAATGGAGCTTGCGGAAGTACAATCGGGTATCCGACGTTACGAAGCTGTTTCTGTATGCGTTGACGGAAAGCTTCTGGTACCGTCCGACGATGCTGTGGTACCGGCTGATCGGTCTGTTCGAAGCGCTCCGGGGCAAGAAGCACGGCTGGGGAGATATGGCCCGCCGCGGCATCTCGGTACATCGCAAATGA
- a CDS encoding HD domain-containing protein has protein sequence MSNITAEAEIWAKEKLGGDSSGHDWWHIERVRRLALRLAAATGANAFVCEMAALLHDLADEKLFGDEESCLRDIRSWLAERNVAESDAEHIVDIIANLGFKGGGRSGLTTLEGRVVQDADRLDALGAVGIARTFAYSGWKGQPMHDPSLPIRTSMTAEEYRTGKSSAYNHFHEKLLKLKELLNTDEARRIAEDRHRYMESFLRRFEAEWNGTDAW, from the coding sequence ATGAGTAATATTACGGCGGAAGCGGAAATTTGGGCGAAGGAGAAGCTCGGCGGGGACAGCAGCGGACATGACTGGTGGCATATCGAGCGGGTGCGTCGTTTGGCGCTGCGCCTCGCCGCGGCGACGGGGGCGAACGCCTTCGTCTGCGAGATGGCGGCGCTGCTGCACGATCTGGCGGACGAGAAGCTGTTCGGCGACGAGGAAAGCTGCCTGCGAGACATTCGAAGCTGGCTGGCGGAGCGGAACGTCGCGGAATCGGATGCGGAGCATATCGTCGACATTATCGCGAATTTGGGCTTTAAGGGCGGCGGACGATCCGGCTTGACGACGCTCGAGGGGCGGGTCGTGCAGGACGCCGACAGGCTGGATGCGCTGGGCGCCGTCGGCATCGCCCGTACGTTCGCCTATTCCGGCTGGAAGGGGCAGCCGATGCACGATCCTTCGCTGCCGATACGAACGTCGATGACGGCGGAGGAATATCGGACGGGGAAGAGCAGCGCGTACAATCATTTTCACGAGAAGCTGTTGAAGCTGAAGGAGCTCTTGAACACGGACGAAGCCCGGCGGATCGCCGAGGATCGGCACCGGTACATGGAGTCGTTCCTTCGCCGCTTCGAAGCCGAATGGAACGGAACGGATGCGTGGT